A region from the Triticum urartu cultivar G1812 chromosome 1, Tu2.1, whole genome shotgun sequence genome encodes:
- the LOC125522554 gene encoding uncharacterized protein LOC125522554: protein MEALAPAGGKPLSGPRARRIARSREEMLGLLADFDGGDGGSDRELSFSDLVDAVRPPPNAGHASASPPPAPVGVEAEAAEQRPEEAVAPKQKQAAAVAGKERRRLRRRQSDNRGSCGGGADGNGVLLNFYVPGLLTRSMTAPRPGRGVMPAAGARQTAPPTVAAGKTRMQASLDIGCWPALWGRGRDHHRNKPV from the exons ATGGAGGCGCTCGCTCCTGCCGGGGGCAAGCCGCTGTCGGGGCCGCGGGCGCGGCGGATCGCCCGGAGCCGGGAGGAGATGCTGGGCCTCCTCGCCGACTTcgacggcggcgatggcggctcCGACCGCGAGCTCTCCTTCTCCGACCTCGTCGACGCCGTCAGGCCGCCGCCCAACGCCGGCCACGCCTctgcgtcgccgccgccggcaccaGTAGGGGTCGAAGCGGAGGCGGCCGAGCAGAGGCCGGAGGAGGCCGTGGCACCGAAGCAGAagcaggcggcggcggtggcgggaaAGGAGAGGAGGAGGCTGCGGAGGCGGCAGAGCGACAACAGGGGCAGCTGCGGGGGAGGCGCGGACGGCAACGGCGTGCTGCTCAACTTCTACGTGCCGGGGCTGCTCACCCGGAGCATGACGGCGCCGCGCCCCGGCCGGGGCGTGATGCCGGCCGCGGGGGCACGGCAGACCGCGCCGCCGACGGTTGCCGCCGGCAAAACCAG GATGCAGGCGTCGCTGGACATCGGCTGCTGGCCGGCGCTGTGGGGCAGAGGCCGCGACCACCACCGGAACAAGCCGGTCTGA